A portion of the Magnolia sinica isolate HGM2019 chromosome 17, MsV1, whole genome shotgun sequence genome contains these proteins:
- the LOC131231103 gene encoding ribonucleoside-diphosphate reductase large subunit-like — MEEHRARDLFYALWVPDLFMKRVNNNGEWSLFCPNEAPGLSDCWGEEFEELYTRYEREGKAKKVVEAQTLWFEILKSQIETGTPYMLFKGHHFPFSYPSGTSPCIEMLDN, encoded by the exons ATG GAAGAACACAGAGCTAGGGATCTATTTTATGCCCTTTGGGTTCCTgaccttttcatgaaaagggtgAACAACAATGGGGAGTGGTCATTGTTTTGCCCAAATGAGGCTCCAGGTTTATCTGATTGTTGGGGTGAGGAATTTGAAGAACTGTACACTAGATATGAAAGAGAG GGCAAGGCAAAAAAAGTTGTTGAGGCACAGACCCTATGGTTTGAAATTCTGAAATCACAGATAGAAACTGGAACACCGTATATgcttttcaag GGTCATCATTTTCCCTTTTCATACCCTTCAGGAACAAGTCCTTGTATTGAGATGTTGGATAACTGA